The Enterococcus rotai genome includes a window with the following:
- the pstC gene encoding phosphate ABC transporter permease subunit PstC produces the protein MEDVQKTLLTKSKRARMEQRGKFISFLCIALIVLVVLSIFYFVASKGLATFFTNKIKVSDFLFGTNWNPSETGTDGKPMVGALPMIAGSFIVTFMSAIIATPFAIGAAVFMTEISPKKGSKILQPVIELLVGIPSVVYGFIGLSVIVPFIRSIFGGTGFGILAGTFVLFVMILPTVTTMTVDALKSVPRHYREASLALGATRWQTIYKVVLRAAVPGILTAVVFGMARAFGEALAIQMVIGNAAIMPSSLTTPASTLTSILTMGIGNTIMGTVENNVLWSLALILLLMSLFFNIIIRIIGRKGALK, from the coding sequence TTGGAAGATGTGCAGAAAACATTGTTAACGAAATCAAAGCGCGCAAGAATGGAACAGCGGGGGAAATTTATTAGTTTTCTGTGTATCGCTTTGATTGTTTTAGTTGTTCTATCAATCTTTTATTTTGTCGCAAGTAAGGGGTTAGCGACTTTTTTTACAAATAAAATCAAAGTTTCCGACTTTTTATTCGGTACAAATTGGAACCCAAGTGAGACTGGAACGGATGGTAAGCCTATGGTAGGTGCGTTACCGATGATTGCGGGTTCTTTTATTGTGACGTTTATGTCTGCAATTATTGCAACACCATTTGCAATTGGTGCCGCAGTGTTTATGACCGAGATTTCTCCTAAAAAAGGCTCGAAAATCTTACAACCAGTTATTGAGTTATTAGTTGGGATCCCATCAGTTGTTTATGGTTTTATTGGTTTGTCTGTAATCGTCCCTTTTATTCGTTCGATTTTCGGTGGTACAGGCTTTGGGATTTTAGCGGGGACGTTTGTCTTGTTTGTAATGATTTTGCCTACGGTTACTACAATGACAGTCGATGCTTTAAAATCAGTACCTCGTCATTACCGTGAAGCCTCTTTAGCTTTAGGGGCAACACGTTGGCAAACAATCTATAAAGTCGTTTTACGAGCAGCGGTACCAGGAATTTTAACTGCTGTCGTTTTTGGGATGGCACGTGCTTTCGGTGAAGCGTTGGCGATTCAAATGGTTATCGGAAATGCGGCGATCATGCCATCAAGTTTAACAACACCAGCGTCTACTTTAACTAGTATTTTGACAATGGGGATTGGGAATACGATTATGGGAACAGTAGAAAACAATGTACTGTGGTCATTGGCTTTGATCCTGTTGTTAATGTCATTATTCTTTAATATTATTATTCGAATTATTGGTAGGAAAGGGGCCTTGAAATAA
- the pstA gene encoding phosphate ABC transporter permease PstA yields MNAKKADKFATGVLYAVSGIIVLILAALLLYILIRGIPHISWDFLTKPSKAYQAGGGIGIQLFNSLYLLLITMLISFPISLGAGIYLSEYAKKNWVTDVIRTSIEILSSLPSVVVGLFGFLIFVVQLGYGFSIISGALALTFFNLPLLTRNVEESLKAVHYTQREAGLSLGLSRWETVLKVVVPEALPGILTGVILSSGRIFGEAAALIYTAGQSAPALDFSNWNPLSVSSPISIFRQAETLAVHIWKINTEGTMPDGAAVSAGASAVLILVVLLFNFGARFIGNRLYKRMTSA; encoded by the coding sequence ATGAATGCAAAAAAGGCAGATAAATTTGCAACTGGCGTCTTGTATGCTGTTTCAGGAATTATTGTGTTGATTCTAGCAGCGTTATTACTGTACATTTTAATTCGTGGTATTCCTCATATTTCTTGGGATTTTTTAACGAAACCTTCTAAGGCGTATCAAGCCGGTGGAGGGATCGGCATTCAATTATTCAACTCCTTATACTTGTTACTGATCACAATGCTGATCAGTTTTCCAATTTCGTTAGGTGCGGGTATCTATTTATCTGAATATGCAAAGAAAAACTGGGTAACAGACGTGATTCGGACATCAATCGAAATTTTAAGTTCTCTTCCTTCTGTTGTGGTTGGTTTGTTCGGCTTCTTGATTTTTGTAGTGCAGCTTGGTTATGGTTTTTCAATTATTTCAGGAGCATTAGCATTAACATTTTTCAATCTGCCTTTATTGACAAGAAATGTGGAAGAATCGTTAAAAGCTGTTCACTATACACAACGAGAAGCGGGCTTGTCTTTAGGTTTATCACGCTGGGAAACAGTATTGAAAGTGGTTGTTCCAGAAGCTTTACCAGGTATTTTAACAGGCGTAATTTTGAGTTCAGGAAGAATTTTTGGTGAAGCTGCAGCGTTGATTTATACTGCAGGACAAAGTGCACCAGCATTAGATTTCAGTAATTGGAATCCATTAAGTGTGTCAAGTCCAATCAGTATTTTCCGTCAAGCTGAAACGTTAGCCGTTCATATTTGGAAAATCAACACAGAAGGCACAATGCCAGATGGTGCAGCTGTTTCTGCGGGTGCTTCTGCTGTTCTGATTTTAGTCGTGTTACTCTTTAATTTCGGGGCACGTTTTATCGGAAACAGATTATATAAAAGAATGACATCAGCCTAA
- the pstB gene encoding phosphate ABC transporter ATP-binding protein PstB — MKEYNLNDTNIIKLPEPIALHTDDLHVWYGENEAIKGVDLEFEKNKITALIGPSGCGKSTYLRSLNRMNDGIANTKVTGNIMYKGVNVNTKEVDVYEMRKRIGMVFQRPNPFSKSIYENITFALKQHGEKDKKKLDEIVETSLKQAALWEQVKDNLDKSALALSGGQQQRLCIARAIAMKPDILLLDEPASALDPISTGKVEETLVNLKDDYTIIIVTHNMQQAARISDYTAFFYLGKVIEYDETRKIFTRPKIQATEDYVSGHFG, encoded by the coding sequence ATGAAAGAATATAATTTAAACGATACAAATATTATAAAATTACCAGAACCGATTGCTTTGCATACCGATGATTTACATGTTTGGTATGGTGAGAATGAAGCCATCAAAGGTGTCGATTTAGAGTTTGAAAAAAATAAAATCACTGCCTTGATCGGACCATCTGGTTGTGGCAAATCGACGTATTTACGTTCGTTGAATCGGATGAACGACGGGATCGCTAATACCAAAGTAACCGGGAATATTATGTATAAAGGTGTCAATGTGAATACTAAAGAAGTCGATGTTTATGAAATGCGTAAACGAATCGGCATGGTATTTCAACGTCCTAATCCTTTCAGTAAATCGATCTACGAGAATATTACATTTGCTTTAAAACAACACGGTGAAAAAGATAAGAAAAAGCTAGATGAAATAGTTGAAACTAGTTTGAAACAAGCAGCACTTTGGGAACAAGTCAAAGATAATTTAGATAAAAGTGCATTAGCGTTGTCTGGTGGTCAACAGCAACGTTTATGTATTGCCAGAGCTATTGCCATGAAGCCGGATATTCTACTTTTGGATGAACCAGCTAGTGCTCTAGATCCGATTTCAACTGGTAAAGTAGAAGAAACATTAGTTAATTTAAAAGACGATTATACGATCATTATCGTAACACATAATATGCAGCAAGCTGCTCGTATCAGTGATTACACTGCCTTTTTCTATTTAGGTAAAGTGATTGAATACGATGAAACAAGAAAAATCTTTACACGACCAAAAATTCAAGCAACAGAAGATTACGTTTCTGGACATTTTGGTTAG
- the pstB gene encoding phosphate ABC transporter ATP-binding protein PstB: MTKEIISSKDLHLYYGKKEALKGIDLSINQGEITAMIGPSGCGKSTYLRSLNRMNDLIPGVTITGSVVYKGKDIYGPKTDIVDLRKEIGMVFQQPNPFPFSIYENVIYGLRLKGEKDKQILDEAVENSLKAASVWDDVKDKLHKSALSLSGGQQQRVCIARVLAVDPEIILLDEPTSALDPVSSGKIENMLLTLKEKYTMIMVTHNMSQASRISDKTAFFLQGELIEFNDTKKIFLNPKEKQTEDYISGKFG; encoded by the coding sequence ATGACAAAAGAGATTATTTCATCAAAAGATCTGCATTTATATTATGGTAAAAAAGAAGCCTTGAAGGGGATCGACCTGAGCATCAATCAAGGGGAGATTACTGCTATGATTGGACCGTCCGGTTGTGGTAAATCGACCTATCTACGTTCATTGAATCGTATGAATGATTTGATTCCAGGCGTGACGATCACCGGTAGCGTTGTTTATAAAGGCAAAGATATCTATGGTCCTAAAACAGATATCGTAGATTTACGGAAAGAAATCGGCATGGTTTTTCAACAACCTAATCCCTTTCCTTTTTCAATTTATGAAAATGTCATCTACGGTTTGCGTTTAAAAGGAGAAAAAGATAAACAAATTTTAGATGAAGCTGTAGAAAATAGCTTAAAAGCAGCCTCAGTTTGGGATGATGTGAAGGATAAACTGCATAAAAGTGCGTTATCTTTATCAGGTGGTCAACAACAACGTGTCTGTATCGCTCGTGTTTTAGCCGTTGATCCTGAAATCATTTTATTAGATGAGCCGACTAGTGCTTTAGATCCTGTTTCAAGTGGTAAAATCGAGAATATGCTTTTAACGCTAAAAGAAAAATATACAATGATCATGGTCACACATAATATGTCTCAAGCTTCACGCATTTCTGATAAAACGGCTTTCTTTTTACAAGGAGAATTGATAGAATTTAATGATACAAAGAAAATATTCTTAAATCCTAAAGAAAAACAAACAGAAGACTATATTTCTGGAAAATTTGGTTAA
- the phoU gene encoding phosphate signaling complex protein PhoU yields MLRSQFEEELLNLHNQFYEMGMMVSNVVHKSVRAYINHDKKIANEVIDYDVEINDMEVKLEKKSFEMIALQQPVTTDLRMIITVMKASSDLERMADHAVSIAKSTIRLKGETRIPEIEKEISDMSDYVKKMVDNVLIAYVKTDQKDARMIAKMDARVNEYFDSIYSHSIKAMQANPETVISGTDYLHVATYLERIGDYVTNICEWIVYLATGKITELNSNHDE; encoded by the coding sequence ATGTTGCGCAGTCAATTTGAAGAAGAACTATTAAATCTTCATAATCAATTTTATGAGATGGGGATGATGGTAAGTAATGTCGTTCATAAATCTGTTCGAGCTTACATTAACCACGATAAAAAAATTGCCAATGAAGTCATCGATTATGATGTAGAAATCAATGATATGGAAGTAAAATTAGAAAAGAAAAGCTTTGAAATGATTGCTTTACAACAACCTGTCACAACGGATCTAAGAATGATCATCACCGTTATGAAAGCCAGTTCCGACTTAGAAAGAATGGCAGATCATGCTGTATCAATCGCTAAATCAACGATTCGATTAAAGGGAGAAACGAGAATTCCTGAAATCGAGAAAGAAATTTCAGATATGTCTGATTACGTGAAAAAAATGGTGGATAATGTATTGATCGCTTATGTCAAAACAGACCAAAAAGATGCGCGTATGATTGCTAAGATGGATGCACGTGTAAATGAGTATTTTGATAGTATCTACAGCCATTCAATCAAAGCGATGCAAGCAAATCCAGAAACTGTAATCAGCGGAACTGATTACCTTCATGTTGCTACGTATTTAGAACGTATCGGTGATTATGTGACGAATATTTGTGAATGGATCGTTTACTTGGCGACTGGCAAAATTACTGAGTTGAATAGTAATCATGACGAATAA
- the uhpT gene encoding hexose-6-phosphate:phosphate antiporter, which yields MEETNVVVGKMNRPTLAEQRKQWFKEFMKPFLVVVVIYITMYMIRNNFKAAQPLLKSQLGLTTTDLGYIGFVFSIVYGFGKFIVGYIVDGKNTKKILSILLLLSSITVLCMGILFTMNNVPMGWIVVLWSLNGLFQCVGGPSCASVITQWTTRSNRGRYIGLWNASHNIGGGFAGIFAVWCATTFFRGQVAGMFIIPAIVAAVVAIGTFFIGKNRPEDLGWNSSEEIFGEPVEAANVDAENLTKWEIFKKYLLTNPYIWVLCVANVFVYIVRIGIDNWAPLYVTEHLNFSQEAAAQTIFYFEMGALIGCLAWGYISDLLKGRPALVATVSTILLPIGIIGYQLGTTEFVINASLFMLGMMVFGPQLLINLSMLGFVPKKATVVSGGLLGAFAYLFGDSMAKILLARISDPSKDGVNFFGHILHGWNDTFIIFYISIVIIAVLLGIVAMAEERRRKQVKA from the coding sequence TTGGAAGAAACGAATGTAGTTGTTGGTAAAATGAACCGACCGACCTTAGCTGAGCAAAGGAAGCAATGGTTCAAGGAATTTATGAAACCGTTTTTGGTCGTTGTGGTGATTTACATCACGATGTATATGATTCGTAATAACTTTAAAGCAGCACAGCCATTATTGAAAAGTCAACTAGGTCTTACAACGACCGATCTAGGTTATATTGGTTTTGTCTTTTCGATTGTCTATGGGTTTGGTAAATTTATTGTTGGTTATATTGTAGATGGTAAAAATACGAAGAAAATTTTGTCTATTTTGTTATTATTATCTTCGATCACTGTTTTATGTATGGGGATCCTTTTTACTATGAATAATGTTCCGATGGGATGGATCGTTGTTTTATGGTCATTGAATGGCTTGTTCCAATGTGTAGGTGGGCCAAGTTGTGCTTCAGTGATCACACAATGGACAACAAGAAGTAATCGCGGTCGATATATTGGGTTATGGAATGCCTCACATAATATCGGTGGTGGGTTTGCCGGTATTTTTGCTGTTTGGTGTGCGACAACATTCTTTAGAGGCCAAGTTGCCGGAATGTTCATTATTCCAGCGATCGTAGCGGCTGTGGTGGCAATCGGCACATTTTTCATCGGAAAAAATAGACCAGAAGATTTGGGTTGGAATTCAAGTGAAGAAATCTTTGGTGAACCAGTTGAAGCAGCAAATGTAGATGCAGAAAATTTAACAAAATGGGAGATTTTCAAAAAGTATCTTTTAACCAATCCGTATATTTGGGTTTTATGTGTGGCCAATGTATTTGTTTATATCGTCCGAATCGGGATCGATAACTGGGCACCATTATATGTGACCGAACATTTGAACTTTTCACAAGAAGCTGCGGCACAAACGATTTTTTATTTTGAAATGGGTGCCTTAATTGGATGTTTAGCTTGGGGATATATTTCAGATTTATTAAAAGGTCGTCCAGCTTTAGTTGCTACTGTCAGCACAATTTTATTACCGATCGGAATTATTGGGTATCAATTAGGAACAACAGAATTTGTGATCAATGCTTCATTATTTATGTTGGGGATGATGGTCTTTGGTCCTCAGTTATTGATCAATTTATCGATGTTAGGCTTTGTGCCTAAAAAAGCAACGGTTGTTTCAGGTGGACTATTGGGCGCCTTTGCGTATCTCTTTGGTGATTCAATGGCTAAAATTCTTTTAGCTAGAATTTCTGATCCTTCTAAAGATGGTGTGAATTTCTTTGGACATATTTTACATGGTTGGAATGATACATTTATCATCTTTTATATTTCAATAGTGATTATCGCGGTTCTATTAGGGATCGTAGCAATGGCAGAAGAACGAAGAAGAAAACAAGTAAAGGCATAA
- a CDS encoding tyrosine-protein phosphatase — MNIQITNFRDLGGIKNKAGKVVKANKLLRSGHLINLDQATQTALVNHFKLTRIIDFRRGFEISESPDTPIEDVEYVNLDLLGKMNAKNSSLADFAKLKSIEAVDKHMLGVYEDLILNPGAQEGFTEFMEYILANKTGSTIFHCFAGKDRTGYASALLLLLLDVEKEEIYKDFLITNTERKQANDELIQQFREQGFGEEQLESLATALYVKEDYLDHAFNLIEKNFGTAEKYAAECLNFDQEKLTELRSIYLTD; from the coding sequence ATGAATATACAAATTACAAATTTTAGAGACCTAGGTGGCATCAAGAACAAAGCAGGTAAAGTCGTCAAAGCGAATAAATTATTACGCTCAGGTCATTTAATCAATTTAGATCAAGCAACGCAAACAGCTTTAGTCAATCATTTCAAGCTAACAAGAATCATTGATTTTAGACGTGGTTTTGAAATCAGTGAATCACCAGATACGCCAATCGAAGATGTGGAATATGTCAATTTGGACCTACTTGGGAAAATGAATGCTAAAAATTCTAGCTTAGCTGATTTTGCCAAGTTAAAGTCAATTGAAGCAGTTGATAAACATATGTTAGGTGTTTACGAAGACTTAATTTTGAATCCGGGTGCTCAAGAAGGATTTACAGAATTTATGGAGTATATTTTAGCAAATAAAACAGGATCAACGATTTTCCACTGTTTTGCTGGTAAAGATCGGACAGGCTATGCTTCGGCTTTGTTACTTTTATTATTAGATGTTGAAAAAGAAGAAATCTATAAAGATTTTTTGATTACAAATACAGAAAGAAAACAAGCGAATGATGAGCTGATTCAACAGTTTAGAGAACAAGGATTTGGTGAGGAACAACTAGAATCATTAGCTACCGCACTTTATGTCAAAGAAGACTATTTAGATCATGCCTTCAATTTGATTGAGAAAAATTTTGGGACAGCAGAAAAATATGCTGCTGAATGTTTGAACTTTGATCAGGAAAAATTAACAGAACTAAGAAGTATCTATCTAACTGACTAA
- a CDS encoding sugar-binding transcriptional regulator, which yields MDKEKQQLSIEVARLYYQSSLSQQEIAEKLNVSRPTISRLLNYAKEKGYVQITIFDPFSDLFEIEKKLKEKYGLAEVHVAFSPDPNYNFISEYLTSYAAEYLEDTIKSGDIVGVSWGTTMHKTVTKMDRLDVKGVEVVQLKGGIAYFDVNNYAFETITLLAELLNTKARTFPLPVILDSKEAKDLVVVDRHISKVIELGRQANIAVFTVGTVQSESLHFRLGYFTEQEEKSLKANAVGDICSRFFNEEGQISDAEINGRTIGIELEELKTKEKSILIAGGDRKIKAIHGALTGGYANVLLIDKFTAMKLLKH from the coding sequence ATGGATAAAGAAAAACAACAGCTTAGTATTGAAGTCGCAAGACTCTATTATCAATCTTCACTTAGTCAGCAGGAAATAGCTGAAAAATTAAATGTTTCACGTCCGACGATTTCACGACTTTTAAATTATGCAAAAGAAAAAGGCTATGTTCAAATCACGATTTTTGATCCTTTTTCCGATTTATTTGAAATTGAAAAGAAGCTAAAAGAAAAATATGGTTTGGCAGAAGTTCATGTTGCTTTTTCGCCAGATCCAAACTATAATTTCATTTCAGAATACCTAACTTCATACGCTGCTGAATATCTTGAAGATACCATTAAAAGTGGGGATATTGTTGGCGTCAGTTGGGGCACAACTATGCATAAGACTGTCACAAAGATGGATCGTCTGGATGTTAAAGGGGTCGAGGTCGTCCAGCTAAAAGGCGGTATTGCGTATTTTGATGTTAATAATTACGCATTTGAGACAATTACGTTATTAGCTGAACTTCTAAATACAAAAGCCCGGACTTTTCCTTTACCGGTTATTTTAGATAGCAAAGAAGCCAAAGATTTGGTCGTAGTTGATCGTCATATCAGTAAAGTCATCGAGTTGGGGAGACAGGCAAACATTGCAGTATTTACTGTTGGGACCGTACAAAGCGAGTCATTGCATTTCCGTTTAGGTTATTTTACCGAACAGGAAGAAAAATCTCTCAAGGCCAACGCAGTCGGCGATATCTGTTCTAGATTCTTCAATGAAGAGGGACAAATCAGTGATGCAGAGATCAATGGTCGTACCATTGGTATCGAACTTGAAGAGCTGAAGACGAAAGAAAAATCAATTTTAATTGCTGGTGGAGATCGTAAAATCAAAGCAATTCACGGTGCACTGACGGGTGGCTACGCGAATGTTTTGCTGATTGATAAATTTACAGCAATGAAGTTATTAAAGCACTAA
- the deoC gene encoding deoxyribose-phosphate aldolase has translation MNVNKMIDHTLLKPEANEEALLTLIEEAKKYEFASVCVNPYWVALASKELAGTSVEICTVIGFPLGANTTAVKAFEAEEAIKNGATEVDMVINVGALKSGDEETVLKDIEAVVAVAKGKALVKVILENCLLTDREIAVASKLSVQAGADFVKTSTGFSTGGATIKDVALMRKTVGPTIGVKASGGVRTAEDAKAMIHAGATRVGASSSVAIVDAAINDTTGGY, from the coding sequence ATGAACGTAAACAAAATGATCGACCACACATTACTAAAACCAGAAGCAAATGAGGAAGCATTATTAACGTTGATCGAGGAAGCGAAAAAGTATGAATTTGCTTCAGTTTGTGTAAATCCATACTGGGTTGCTTTAGCAAGTAAAGAACTAGCAGGTACTTCAGTTGAGATTTGTACAGTGATTGGATTTCCTTTAGGCGCAAACACAACAGCAGTTAAAGCCTTTGAAGCAGAAGAGGCTATTAAAAATGGTGCAACAGAAGTTGATATGGTCATTAATGTTGGTGCCTTGAAATCAGGCGATGAAGAGACTGTCTTAAAAGACATCGAAGCAGTTGTTGCAGTAGCGAAAGGAAAAGCCTTAGTTAAAGTAATTCTTGAAAACTGTTTGCTAACTGATCGAGAAATTGCAGTAGCCTCAAAATTATCTGTCCAAGCAGGAGCCGATTTCGTTAAAACGTCCACTGGTTTTTCAACTGGAGGAGCTACGATCAAAGATGTTGCGTTAATGCGTAAAACGGTTGGTCCTACTATTGGTGTTAAAGCCTCAGGTGGCGTTCGTACAGCAGAAGATGCTAAAGCAATGATTCATGCTGGTGCAACAAGAGTTGGTGCAAGTTCAAGTGTTGCAATTGTGGATGCAGCAATTAACGATACAACAGGCGGCTACTAA
- a CDS encoding pyrimidine-nucleoside phosphorylase encodes MRMVDIIEKKRNGKELSKAEIEFFIEGLTNGTIPDYQASAFLMAVYFQDMSDEERANLTLAMVHSGDVIDLSNIEGIKVDKHSTGGVGDTTTLVLAPLVAALDIPFAKMSGRGLGHTGGTIDKLEAFAGFHVELTDDEFTEMVNRDKISVIGQSGNLTPADKKLYALRDVTATVSSIPLIASSIMSKKIAAGADAIVLDVKTGAGAFMKTEEDAAELASAMVRIGNLVGRNTMAIISDMSQPLGNAIGNSLEVQEAIDTLHGNGPEDLTELVLTLGSQMVVLAGKTDSLVEARKLLKGVIDDGSALVKFKQFIKNQGGNPEWVDDPSLLPQAKFEIDVVADSDGVVAEIVADNIGVAAMKLGAGRETKEDDIDLAVGLILRKKVGDPVKKGESLVTIFANQEDVSDVTAMIKENIRIGTEVPDSKLIYREIHS; translated from the coding sequence ATGAGAATGGTAGATATCATTGAAAAAAAACGCAATGGCAAAGAGCTAAGTAAAGCGGAAATCGAATTCTTTATTGAAGGGTTAACCAACGGAACAATTCCAGATTACCAAGCAAGTGCTTTTTTGATGGCTGTTTATTTCCAAGATATGTCGGATGAAGAAAGAGCAAATTTAACATTGGCGATGGTCCATTCAGGCGATGTGATCGATTTATCCAATATTGAAGGCATCAAAGTAGATAAACATTCAACAGGTGGTGTCGGAGATACGACAACCTTAGTTTTGGCACCACTTGTGGCCGCACTTGATATTCCTTTTGCCAAAATGTCTGGACGTGGATTAGGACATACAGGTGGTACAATCGATAAATTAGAAGCTTTTGCAGGATTTCATGTAGAGTTAACCGATGACGAGTTCACCGAAATGGTTAATCGTGATAAAATTTCAGTGATTGGTCAATCAGGTAATTTAACACCAGCTGACAAAAAATTGTATGCGTTAAGAGATGTAACGGCGACGGTTAGTTCGATCCCGTTGATTGCTAGCTCGATTATGAGTAAGAAAATCGCAGCTGGAGCAGATGCAATCGTCTTAGATGTTAAGACGGGAGCTGGTGCTTTTATGAAGACGGAAGAGGATGCCGCTGAACTTGCTTCTGCAATGGTTAGAATCGGTAATTTAGTGGGGAGAAATACGATGGCGATCATTTCTGATATGTCACAACCACTAGGAAATGCGATCGGTAATTCGTTAGAAGTCCAAGAAGCAATTGATACACTGCATGGTAATGGACCAGAAGATTTAACGGAGCTTGTTTTAACGTTAGGTAGCCAAATGGTCGTCCTAGCAGGTAAGACAGATTCTTTAGTAGAAGCAAGAAAATTATTAAAAGGTGTTATCGATGATGGCTCCGCTTTAGTTAAATTTAAACAATTCATTAAAAACCAGGGTGGTAATCCTGAATGGGTGGATGATCCTAGTCTATTGCCACAAGCTAAATTTGAAATAGATGTTGTAGCTGACTCTGATGGCGTTGTTGCAGAAATCGTTGCAGATAATATTGGGGTAGCTGCAATGAAACTTGGAGCAGGACGAGAAACAAAAGAAGATGATATCGATTTAGCGGTCGGCTTGATTTTAAGAAAAAAAGTGGGCGATCCAGTGAAGAAAGGCGAAAGCTTAGTTACAATTTTTGCAAATCAAGAAGACGTTTCTGACGTTACTGCGATGATCAAAGAGAACATCCGAATTGGGACAGAAGTTCCAGATAGTAAACTGATCTATCGTGAGATCCATAGTTAG